The Agromyces sp. LHK192 genome includes a window with the following:
- a CDS encoding GNAT family N-acetyltransferase: MNGQRAGSTVEYADAAGYPDGAGFLDEGTTPSVSGSGPEVRAIDTPSAEAEFEIRVHRLEERGLYVATIEGREIATVSYDDRRDRVAVTSTFVEPDMRGRGISAELIATALDDLRERGVHIDVECPVVAEFMRSNVQYADLLVAG; the protein is encoded by the coding sequence ATGAATGGGCAGCGGGCCGGTTCCACGGTCGAGTACGCGGATGCGGCCGGGTACCCCGACGGGGCGGGATTCCTCGATGAGGGAACCACTCCGTCCGTCAGTGGTTCGGGGCCGGAGGTTCGAGCCATCGACACACCGTCGGCGGAGGCCGAGTTCGAGATCAGGGTGCACCGGCTCGAGGAACGAGGCCTCTACGTCGCGACCATCGAGGGTCGGGAGATCGCCACGGTGAGCTACGACGATCGGCGCGATCGAGTCGCGGTCACCTCGACGTTCGTCGAACCGGACATGCGTGGGCGCGGGATCTCGGCCGAGTTGATCGCCACCGCACTCGATGACCTTCGCGAGCGCGGCGTGCACATCGACGTCGAGTGTCCGGTCGTGGCCGAGTTCATGCGATCGAACGTGCAATACGCCGACCTCCTCGTCGCCGGATGA
- a CDS encoding BTAD domain-containing putative transcriptional regulator — protein sequence MRVLRPSVDLTARPQRERIILAALIAARGKAVSIGELVDLLWGEDPPATAINQVQRHVGELRRLLEPDLPARAAGTAVLGTGAGYRIDTGVVATDLEQVAGLWADSRQRSPEDAAIGYLTALELAAGAAFGGLGWETLSFPAFQSIERDRIALAIDAAECALSLRDPGPLATLISNVADDAPLNEALRAKLITLLSRCGRRAEAIAIYDATRRRLWEELTIAPGVELQAAVDEILADEPTADSSMAPRGLPLAPAATVDRAGVQDLLDEATESAARGESAVLLISGMAGIGKTTLALQWAHAIADRFPDGQLFVNLSGYAPPGESVTETDALREWLADLGGSVAGIQGGVAALRDAYRRAMAGRRMVIIIDNAADVDHVRSLLPGAPGCLVIVTSRAVMPGLLVQDGAIPVPLRRLTVEESRRLLARRLGEARVQADTAAIESIVASCAGLPLALALAAASASGSREAMHEVVDGLSAAASALDVLALDAKNDLRSAFDWSYRSLSDDAATLFRLSSVHPGTTHPRAALASIAGFDLRRTAAAASELVAANMFVTVATGEYAVHDLLRLYGREMTEGTPERDAARRRSVSHYVHTARNAYLAFGRPPVVEVASPPPIAEAIATFASPDDATRWFLAERKAIIETFGIALSLGLDREAALIALDWRPMRQTVDAPSTMIEEIRRATDAASRSGDERLEVELRRDLAVNLGLCGQDDESQEHFARVLERYRSWGDDVGESNTLRNLAYLATEFTGRLDLSRKSVEAARRSERSDILSIALVSYAVALLIDGDLEQLDDVTAEAAFHIETSGAEYLAPYVSAYRAMLSARRGQFDEALALIATIDGSLDVMIQAYSAMITTIAEAGANRRESAHAARERFERIVHDHTEFLSNDFEGTIMRPWIDEAIAAMETRLRSVTEPGPSVGSATR from the coding sequence ATGCGCGTGCTGCGCCCGTCCGTCGATCTGACGGCCCGGCCGCAACGCGAACGGATCATCCTCGCCGCCCTCATCGCCGCGCGCGGAAAGGCCGTCTCGATCGGCGAACTGGTCGACCTGTTGTGGGGCGAGGATCCTCCGGCGACCGCGATCAACCAGGTCCAGCGACACGTCGGCGAGTTGAGACGCCTGCTCGAACCAGACCTCCCTGCTCGCGCGGCGGGAACCGCGGTGCTGGGCACAGGAGCGGGGTATCGCATCGACACAGGCGTCGTCGCGACCGACCTCGAGCAGGTCGCAGGGCTCTGGGCGGATTCCCGGCAACGTTCGCCCGAGGACGCCGCGATCGGCTACCTCACGGCGCTCGAGCTCGCCGCCGGTGCCGCGTTCGGCGGACTCGGCTGGGAGACGCTCTCGTTTCCCGCGTTCCAGTCGATCGAACGAGACCGGATCGCGCTCGCGATCGATGCCGCCGAGTGTGCGCTCTCGCTTCGAGACCCCGGGCCGTTGGCGACCCTGATCTCGAACGTCGCAGACGATGCACCACTCAACGAAGCGCTGCGAGCCAAGCTGATCACGCTGCTCTCCCGTTGTGGACGCCGGGCTGAGGCGATCGCGATCTACGACGCGACCAGACGGCGCCTCTGGGAGGAACTCACCATCGCGCCCGGCGTCGAGCTGCAGGCGGCCGTGGATGAGATCCTGGCCGACGAACCCACCGCCGACTCGTCGATGGCTCCCCGTGGGCTTCCGCTCGCCCCGGCGGCGACCGTCGATCGCGCCGGCGTCCAGGATCTGCTCGACGAGGCGACCGAGAGCGCCGCTCGGGGGGAGTCGGCCGTGCTGCTCATCAGCGGGATGGCCGGCATCGGGAAGACGACGCTGGCCCTGCAGTGGGCGCACGCCATCGCCGATCGATTCCCCGACGGGCAGCTGTTCGTCAACCTGAGCGGCTACGCCCCGCCCGGAGAATCGGTCACCGAGACGGACGCGCTCCGCGAGTGGCTGGCCGATCTCGGGGGCTCTGTCGCGGGAATCCAGGGCGGCGTCGCGGCGCTGCGGGATGCATACCGCCGCGCGATGGCCGGTCGACGGATGGTCATCATCATCGACAACGCAGCCGATGTCGATCACGTCCGCTCCCTGCTGCCCGGTGCCCCCGGATGCCTCGTGATCGTCACGAGTCGTGCGGTCATGCCGGGTCTCCTCGTCCAGGACGGCGCGATTCCCGTACCGCTGCGCCGACTCACCGTCGAGGAGTCTCGTCGGCTCCTCGCCAGACGGCTCGGTGAAGCTCGCGTGCAGGCCGATACAGCAGCGATCGAATCGATCGTCGCGTCGTGCGCCGGCCTCCCGCTCGCGCTCGCGCTCGCAGCCGCGTCCGCCTCCGGGTCACGCGAAGCGATGCACGAAGTCGTCGACGGGCTCTCAGCAGCGGCGTCCGCGCTGGATGTCCTGGCCCTCGATGCGAAGAACGATCTTCGGTCGGCGTTCGACTGGTCGTATCGCTCGCTTTCCGATGACGCGGCAACGCTGTTCCGCTTGTCGTCCGTGCATCCTGGGACGACGCACCCCCGAGCGGCGCTCGCCAGCATCGCCGGGTTCGATCTTAGGCGGACGGCTGCCGCCGCGAGCGAACTCGTGGCGGCGAACATGTTCGTGACGGTCGCCACGGGCGAGTACGCCGTGCACGACCTGCTCCGGCTCTACGGGCGGGAGATGACCGAGGGCACGCCCGAGCGAGATGCCGCGCGCAGGCGCTCGGTGTCGCACTACGTGCACACCGCTCGGAATGCGTACCTGGCCTTCGGACGCCCACCGGTCGTCGAGGTCGCGTCGCCGCCCCCCATCGCCGAGGCGATCGCGACATTCGCTTCACCTGATGATGCGACTCGGTGGTTCCTCGCCGAGCGGAAGGCGATCATCGAGACGTTCGGCATCGCACTCTCACTCGGACTCGACCGGGAGGCAGCGCTGATCGCGCTCGATTGGCGACCGATGCGACAGACCGTCGATGCGCCGAGCACCATGATCGAGGAGATCAGACGGGCGACGGATGCCGCATCCAGGAGCGGCGATGAGCGGCTGGAGGTCGAGCTCAGGCGGGACCTCGCCGTGAACCTCGGCCTGTGCGGACAGGACGACGAGTCGCAGGAACACTTCGCCCGGGTACTCGAGCGCTATCGGTCGTGGGGCGACGACGTCGGCGAGTCGAACACGCTCCGGAACCTCGCATACCTCGCAACGGAATTCACGGGCCGACTGGACTTGTCCCGCAAGTCGGTGGAAGCCGCCCGTCGGTCGGAACGCTCGGACATCCTCTCGATCGCGCTCGTGTCGTACGCGGTGGCACTCCTGATCGATGGCGATCTCGAGCAGCTCGACGACGTCACGGCTGAGGCGGCTTTCCATATCGAGACGTCGGGGGCCGAGTACCTCGCGCCATACGTCTCCGCGTACCGAGCGATGCTCAGTGCCAGGCGAGGGCAGTTCGATGAGGCTCTCGCGCTGATCGCCACGATCGACGGATCGCTCGATGTGATGATCCAGGCATACTCGGCCATGATCACGACGATCGCCGAGGCCGGCGCGAATCGACGAGAGTCGGCGCACGCAGCGCGCGAGCGGTTCGAACGCATCGTCCACGACCATACGGAGTTCCTCTCGAACGACTTCGAGGGGACGATCATGCGGCCCTGGATCGATGAGGCCATCGCGGCGATGGAGACGCGCCTCCGCAGCGTCACCGAACCTGGTCCGTCGGTCGGATCAGCAACTCGTTGA
- a CDS encoding SDR family oxidoreductase, with protein MTEPGAVSPTESVDGTVALVTGASSGIGRATALALSNAGFRVAVGARRVARLGSLADAAPGPILPIELDVSDYGSVTDAVTQTLDRFGSLEVLVNNAGLMQSGMILGADVAEWERMVETNLLGSMYVAHAALPHLVDARGHIVQVSSTSGRIASLGSGAYAATKFGVSAFTESLRQEVTARGVRVTVIEPGFVSTELTSHITDQTMRAAAAEIGDSMRTLQAEDIAEAVLFALRQPEHVSINELLIRPTDQVR; from the coding sequence ATGACCGAACCTGGCGCGGTCTCCCCGACCGAAAGCGTGGACGGCACGGTCGCACTGGTCACCGGAGCCTCTTCTGGCATCGGCCGGGCCACCGCGCTCGCGCTCTCGAATGCAGGGTTCCGTGTCGCGGTCGGCGCGCGACGGGTCGCCCGCCTCGGATCGCTCGCGGATGCCGCGCCGGGACCGATCCTGCCGATCGAGCTGGATGTCTCGGACTACGGTTCCGTGACGGACGCCGTCACGCAGACACTGGACCGGTTCGGATCGCTCGAGGTCCTCGTCAACAATGCCGGCCTCATGCAGAGCGGCATGATCCTCGGCGCCGATGTCGCCGAGTGGGAACGCATGGTCGAGACGAATCTGCTGGGCTCGATGTACGTCGCCCATGCGGCGCTGCCCCATCTCGTCGACGCACGTGGGCACATCGTGCAGGTGTCATCGACGTCGGGGCGGATCGCATCGCTCGGCAGCGGTGCGTACGCGGCGACGAAGTTCGGGGTGAGCGCGTTCACCGAGTCGTTGCGGCAGGAGGTGACCGCGCGCGGAGTCCGAGTGACGGTGATCGAGCCGGGCTTCGTCTCGACCGAGCTGACCAGCCACATCACCGATCAGACCATGCGGGCGGCGGCCGCCGAGATCGGCGATTCGATGCGGACGTTGCAGGCCGAGGACATCGCCGAGGCAGTGCTGTTCGCACTGCGACAGCCCGAGCACGTCTCGATCAACGAGTTGCTGATCCGACCGACGGACCAGGTTCGGTGA
- a CDS encoding sigma-70 family RNA polymerase sigma factor: protein MTITTGRPLDGRSTSTAQRTGRRTADGSSLFGRPEAPGLRVFAEGRGRLFGIAYRILGNAADAEDVVQDVWIRWQSRDRSDVREPMAFLATTTTRAAINVLQSGRVRYERALDADGGVDERSAEDPSVDVELGEELERATYLMMERLSPTERAAYVLRVGFEYPYQRIARVIGSSEPAVRQLVSRARKHLTATGRRAVDRGAHQRLLAAVRNAARGGDAVALERELSTGGAPA from the coding sequence ATGACGATCACAACCGGCCGGCCACTCGACGGCAGAAGCACATCGACGGCACAGCGGACAGGACGACGGACAGCCGACGGCTCCAGTCTGTTCGGCAGGCCGGAAGCGCCGGGGTTGCGCGTGTTCGCCGAGGGGCGCGGACGACTGTTCGGCATCGCCTACCGGATCCTGGGGAACGCCGCCGATGCCGAAGACGTCGTGCAGGACGTCTGGATCCGCTGGCAGTCCCGCGATCGCAGCGACGTGCGCGAGCCGATGGCGTTCCTGGCCACGACCACCACACGCGCGGCGATCAATGTGTTGCAGAGCGGTCGAGTCCGTTACGAGCGTGCGCTCGACGCGGATGGCGGCGTCGACGAACGTTCCGCGGAGGACCCGAGCGTGGACGTGGAACTCGGGGAGGAACTCGAGCGCGCGACGTACCTGATGATGGAGCGGCTCTCACCGACGGAACGAGCCGCCTACGTCCTTCGTGTCGGCTTCGAGTATCCCTACCAGCGGATCGCCCGAGTCATCGGATCATCGGAGCCCGCCGTGCGACAGCTCGTCAGCCGGGCTCGGAAGCATCTGACAGCGACCGGCCGACGCGCCGTCGACCGGGGCGCCCACCAGCGCCTCCTGGCCGCGGTGAGGAACGCCGCGCGGGGCGGCGATGCGGTCGCACTCGAGCGGGAGCTCTCGACGGGTGGCGCCCCGGCCTGA
- a CDS encoding alpha/beta fold hydrolase, translating to MSENQPTVVLVHGAFAESASWDGVIRALYREGVVSTAVANPLRGLAVDAAYVRDVIASIDGPVVLVGHSYGGLVITEASAGNDQVVGLVYVSAFTPLTGESAFSLSASAPGSSLGEAIVPRHLSDGGIEFSIDRTKFRDQFAADVDVQTAGLMGATQRPVTDAALRDAVQAEVPGWRDRPSWHIWGAEDRNIPAAVLRAGAERADAQEAIELEGASHAVSVSRPDEVAALVLAAVQASSSARSAA from the coding sequence ATGTCCGAGAACCAGCCGACCGTCGTGCTCGTGCACGGCGCGTTCGCCGAATCCGCAAGTTGGGATGGAGTCATCCGTGCCCTCTACCGCGAAGGGGTGGTCTCGACGGCCGTTGCCAACCCGCTCCGCGGACTCGCCGTCGACGCCGCGTATGTGCGGGACGTCATCGCCTCGATCGACGGGCCGGTCGTACTCGTCGGCCACTCATACGGAGGCCTCGTCATCACCGAAGCATCGGCCGGGAACGACCAGGTCGTCGGGCTCGTCTACGTCTCCGCGTTCACGCCCCTCACGGGGGAGTCGGCGTTCTCACTCTCGGCCAGCGCGCCCGGTTCATCGTTGGGCGAGGCGATCGTGCCGCGACACCTCAGCGACGGCGGCATCGAGTTCTCGATCGATCGCACGAAGTTCCGCGACCAGTTCGCGGCGGACGTCGATGTGCAGACCGCAGGGCTCATGGGGGCCACGCAGCGCCCCGTCACCGACGCGGCGCTGCGCGACGCCGTGCAGGCGGAGGTGCCGGGGTGGCGCGATCGGCCGTCGTGGCACATCTGGGGTGCCGAAGACCGCAACATCCCTGCTGCGGTGCTCCGGGCCGGCGCCGAGCGGGCCGACGCCCAGGAGGCCATCGAGCTCGAGGGAGCCTCCCACGCGGTCTCCGTCTCGCGGCCGGACGAGGTCGCTGCCCTCGTGCTCGCCGCAGTGCAGGCATCGAGCAGCGCGCGATCGGCTGCGTGA
- a CDS encoding DUF1048 domain-containing protein, which yields MRSTLSSAPAIRPGGEPAESPFTRRLIRLPAAYRAAFDAFEEYLADRVDLVGRRALIRTLDDLATCLEEAHAGGVSVRAFAGDDPAAVADALLANHADGPRAVSLRLDLARAIEAIERGAGARRVVTR from the coding sequence ATGCGCTCGACCCTGTCCTCAGCGCCCGCGATCAGGCCCGGCGGCGAACCCGCCGAATCACCGTTCACCCGACGCCTCATCCGCCTGCCGGCGGCATACCGTGCCGCGTTCGACGCCTTCGAGGAGTACCTCGCCGACCGCGTCGACCTCGTCGGCCGACGCGCACTCATCCGTACGCTCGACGATCTCGCGACCTGCCTGGAGGAAGCGCACGCCGGCGGCGTCTCCGTTCGCGCGTTCGCCGGCGACGATCCGGCCGCCGTCGCGGACGCGCTCCTTGCGAACCATGCCGACGGGCCGCGCGCGGTGAGCCTGCGCCTCGACCTCGCCCGCGCGATCGAGGCCATCGAGCGCGGTGCCGGAGCCCGGAGGGTCGTCACGCGATGA
- a CDS encoding TetR/AcrR family transcriptional regulator, protein MASSPDPTRRSERARVAVLDAALALCREAGFAQLTIEGIAERAGVSKKTIYRWWPSKGAVLLDAISELADRQATFPDTGDLARDLTRQVTAVVAMYSPQDASPVAALVAEGQRDAALGDAIREQVVVPSIAAFDARLRAAQASGELPGDADLGVALDLVYGPLYHRLALRLGLPDERETRSRVDHALAALRAGPALTRG, encoded by the coding sequence GTGGCCAGCTCTCCCGATCCGACCCGCCGCAGCGAACGTGCACGAGTCGCCGTGCTCGACGCGGCCCTCGCACTGTGCCGGGAGGCCGGTTTCGCGCAGCTCACGATCGAAGGCATCGCCGAGCGCGCCGGGGTCAGCAAGAAGACGATCTATCGCTGGTGGCCGTCGAAGGGGGCGGTGCTGCTCGACGCGATCTCGGAGCTGGCCGATCGGCAGGCCACGTTCCCCGACACCGGCGACCTCGCACGAGACCTGACGCGTCAGGTGACGGCCGTGGTCGCGATGTACAGCCCCCAGGACGCCTCACCCGTCGCCGCGCTCGTCGCCGAGGGACAACGGGACGCGGCGCTCGGCGACGCGATCCGCGAGCAGGTGGTCGTGCCGAGCATCGCCGCGTTCGACGCACGTCTGCGCGCCGCCCAAGCGTCGGGGGAACTCCCGGGCGACGCCGACCTCGGCGTCGCGCTCGACCTCGTGTACGGTCCGCTCTATCATCGGCTGGCGCTCCGGCTCGGCCTGCCCGACGAGCGTGAGACCCGCTCACGTGTCGACCACGCCCTTGCGGCGCTGCGAGCCGGCCCCGCACTCACGCGCGGGTGA
- a CDS encoding glycoside hydrolase family 38 C-terminal domain-containing protein, which produces MHVDPTRVEARLQRFIRERLEPAVHRASSPLKVEHWSVPDEPVPFATAVAQGFTPTAPGWRWGAAWSTTWFRLTGEVPAGWDPDLVEITCDLGFTADRPGFQVEGLAHRTDGTVIKAVSPRSHHIPLPDETGRVVVYVEGAANPDVAGEYTFAPTGLGDRATAGGAPLYSLGEIALVLRDRVAWELLQDVRLLAGLARELPDDAPRRARVLRALERMLDLVDPDDVAGSAAAAREVLAPVLAAPANASSHRVVAVGHAHIDSAWLWPVRETVRKVTRTFANALDLMEEHPEFVFAASSAQQYAWLKEHRPELFERVRAGVHGGRFVPVGGMWVESDTNMPGGEAMIRQFTAGKRFFLEEFGVETEEVWLPDSFGYSAALPQIVAGAGNRWFLTQKMSWNQVNPLPHHTFWWEGIDGTRVFTHLPPADTYGSQLTPDELLHAERNFRDAGDATVSLVPFGWGDGGGGPTREMLAAADRSRDVEGLPRVEIGTPRRFFAEAEAEYPDAPVWSGEMYLELHRGTYTSQARTKRGNRRSEHLLHEAELWATTAAVRVGATYPHERLRRTWERVLLLQFHDILPGSSIAWVHREAERDYAAIADELTSIIDESLAALVGRGDSTLAADATTGAITERPDAARTVRPEASVNVSALEDGGYELANDRIRAVVDRRGRIVSLVDAATGREAVAPGGAVNRLVLHRDTPTEWDAWDIDAHYRRSAVPLDGDEPDVFEVTTEENGSVEVAITRSFARSRVVQRITLAPGASALDLAFDFDWHEQQKLLKLYVDLDVHADEVLAETQFGYVKRATHENTSWEAARYEFCAHRWAYIGEPGYGVAVANDSTYGHDATRMPRTGGGRTTTLGLSLLRAPRFPDPHADQGSHTMRVSISPRASVRDAVDAGRRLNLPRRSVTGGRIVEPLFTVESDSVVAETVKLADDGSGDVILRLYESLGGRGTAVVAPRFEVADAERTDLLERPTGVRIDTSTEAPLELRPFEIVTLRYRRKG; this is translated from the coding sequence GTGCACGTAGACCCGACCCGCGTCGAAGCGCGGCTGCAGAGGTTCATCCGCGAGCGGTTGGAGCCAGCGGTGCACCGGGCATCCTCGCCGTTGAAGGTCGAGCACTGGTCGGTACCCGATGAACCGGTGCCGTTCGCCACCGCCGTGGCTCAGGGGTTCACGCCGACCGCTCCCGGCTGGAGGTGGGGTGCTGCGTGGAGCACCACCTGGTTCCGCCTCACCGGCGAGGTGCCCGCCGGATGGGACCCCGACCTCGTGGAGATCACGTGCGATCTCGGATTCACCGCCGACCGGCCCGGGTTCCAGGTGGAGGGCCTCGCCCACCGCACCGACGGCACCGTCATCAAGGCGGTCTCGCCGCGCAGCCACCACATTCCGCTCCCGGACGAGACCGGCCGGGTCGTCGTGTACGTCGAGGGCGCCGCGAATCCCGATGTGGCGGGCGAGTACACCTTCGCGCCGACCGGCCTGGGAGACCGGGCGACCGCCGGCGGCGCCCCCCTCTACTCGCTCGGCGAGATCGCGCTCGTCCTCCGCGACCGCGTGGCGTGGGAGCTCCTGCAGGACGTCCGGCTGCTCGCCGGCCTCGCCCGCGAGCTGCCCGACGACGCACCGCGACGCGCACGGGTGCTCCGCGCGCTCGAGCGGATGCTCGACCTCGTGGATCCCGACGACGTCGCCGGATCCGCGGCCGCTGCGCGGGAGGTCCTCGCACCCGTGCTCGCCGCTCCGGCGAACGCCTCGTCGCATCGCGTCGTCGCGGTCGGACACGCGCACATCGACTCCGCCTGGCTGTGGCCGGTTCGCGAGACCGTGCGCAAGGTGACGCGAACCTTCGCCAATGCGCTCGACCTCATGGAGGAGCATCCCGAGTTCGTGTTCGCGGCGTCGTCGGCCCAGCAGTACGCGTGGCTGAAGGAGCACCGACCCGAGCTGTTCGAACGAGTGCGGGCGGGCGTGCACGGCGGGCGCTTCGTGCCGGTCGGCGGCATGTGGGTGGAGTCCGACACCAATATGCCTGGCGGCGAGGCCATGATCCGCCAGTTCACCGCCGGCAAGCGGTTCTTCCTCGAGGAGTTCGGCGTCGAGACCGAGGAGGTCTGGCTCCCGGACTCGTTCGGCTACTCGGCGGCCCTGCCGCAGATCGTCGCGGGAGCCGGCAACCGCTGGTTCCTGACCCAGAAGATGTCGTGGAACCAGGTCAATCCCCTCCCCCACCACACGTTCTGGTGGGAGGGCATCGACGGCACGCGCGTGTTCACGCACCTGCCTCCCGCGGACACGTACGGCTCGCAGCTGACACCCGACGAACTGCTCCACGCCGAGCGGAACTTCCGGGATGCCGGCGACGCCACCGTGTCGCTCGTCCCCTTCGGCTGGGGCGACGGGGGCGGCGGGCCGACCCGGGAGATGCTGGCGGCCGCCGACCGGTCGCGCGACGTCGAGGGGCTCCCCCGCGTCGAGATCGGAACGCCGCGCCGGTTCTTCGCCGAGGCCGAGGCCGAGTACCCCGACGCACCGGTCTGGTCGGGCGAGATGTACCTGGAGCTGCACCGGGGCACCTACACGTCGCAGGCACGGACCAAGCGGGGCAATCGGCGCAGCGAGCACCTGCTGCACGAGGCCGAGCTGTGGGCGACGACGGCCGCCGTCCGCGTCGGCGCGACGTATCCCCACGAGCGGCTCCGTCGAACCTGGGAGCGCGTGCTCCTGCTGCAGTTCCACGACATCCTGCCCGGCAGTTCGATCGCCTGGGTGCACCGCGAGGCCGAGCGCGACTACGCCGCCATCGCAGACGAGCTGACGTCGATCATCGACGAGAGCCTCGCGGCCCTCGTCGGCCGTGGGGATTCGACCCTCGCCGCCGATGCGACGACGGGCGCGATCACCGAACGACCGGATGCCGCGCGCACCGTGCGCCCAGAGGCATCCGTGAACGTGTCGGCGCTGGAGGACGGCGGATACGAACTCGCGAACGACCGGATCCGCGCGGTGGTCGACCGGCGCGGCCGGATCGTGTCGCTCGTCGACGCCGCCACCGGCCGCGAGGCGGTCGCGCCGGGCGGGGCGGTCAACCGGCTGGTGCTCCATCGCGACACCCCGACCGAGTGGGATGCCTGGGACATCGACGCGCACTACCGCCGCAGCGCCGTGCCGCTCGACGGCGACGAGCCCGACGTATTCGAGGTCACGACCGAGGAGAACGGGTCGGTCGAGGTCGCGATCACGCGCTCGTTCGCCCGGTCGCGCGTCGTCCAACGGATCACGCTCGCGCCCGGCGCATCCGCCCTCGACCTGGCGTTCGACTTCGACTGGCACGAACAGCAGAAACTGCTGAAGCTCTACGTGGACCTCGACGTGCACGCCGACGAGGTGCTCGCCGAGACGCAGTTCGGATACGTGAAGCGGGCGACCCACGAGAACACCTCCTGGGAGGCGGCCCGGTACGAGTTCTGCGCGCACCGGTGGGCGTACATCGGCGAACCGGGGTACGGCGTCGCCGTCGCGAACGACTCCACGTACGGGCACGACGCGACTCGGATGCCTCGGACCGGCGGCGGACGGACCACGACCCTCGGCCTCTCACTCCTGCGCGCGCCCAGGTTCCCCGACCCGCACGCCGACCAGGGAAGTCACACGATGCGCGTCTCGATCAGCCCGCGTGCATCCGTACGGGACGCGGTCGACGCCGGCCGCCGGCTCAACCTGCCGCGACGTTCCGTGACCGGCGGCCGCATCGTGGAGCCGCTGTTCACGGTCGAGAGCGACTCGGTCGTCGCCGAGACGGTGAAGCTCGCCGACGACGGTTCGGGTGACGTCATCCTCCGGCTCTACGAATCGCTCGGCGGCCGTGGCACCGCCGTCGTCGCCCCGCGTTTCGAGGTTGCCGACGCCGAGCGGACCGACCTCCTGGAGCGTCCGACCGGCGTCCGGATCGACACTTCGACAGAGGCACCGCTCGAACTGCGACCGTTCGAGATCGTCACGCTGCGGTACCGCAGGAAGGGGTGA
- a CDS encoding alpha/beta hydrolase codes for MTTHALVLPGGSYHHHAAHEAEPVADWLGGLGVTAEVVRYPLGTPHPAAHRVITERIARVRAEGASRVILAGFSAGGHAAGLAALRPPTPASRVDGVLLGYPVVSFLEHPHQRSGEVLLGGDDRPANRTALSLETLVTPDAPPFFIFHSFDDDKVPVEHSLLLSGALRRARVPHELHLYPFGGHGCGLGGGVVDWTAAADRWLAPWRPVAVRGSDLTTSDR; via the coding sequence ATGACCACGCACGCGCTCGTGCTCCCCGGCGGGAGCTACCACCACCATGCCGCCCACGAGGCGGAACCCGTCGCCGACTGGCTGGGCGGCCTCGGCGTCACCGCAGAGGTCGTACGGTACCCCTTGGGAACCCCGCATCCGGCGGCGCATCGGGTGATCACCGAGCGCATCGCGCGCGTGCGCGCCGAGGGTGCATCGCGCGTGATCCTGGCCGGGTTCTCGGCCGGCGGCCACGCCGCGGGCCTGGCGGCCCTGCGCCCGCCGACACCGGCCTCGCGAGTGGACGGTGTGCTCCTGGGGTACCCGGTCGTCTCGTTCCTCGAGCATCCGCATCAGCGATCCGGCGAGGTACTGCTCGGCGGCGACGACCGTCCCGCGAACCGAACCGCCCTGTCGCTGGAGACGCTCGTGACGCCCGACGCACCGCCGTTCTTCATCTTCCACTCGTTCGACGACGACAAGGTCCCGGTCGAGCATTCGCTGCTGTTGTCCGGTGCGCTGCGACGTGCGCGGGTGCCCCATGAACTCCACCTCTACCCGTTCGGCGGCCACGGATGCGGCCTCGGCGGCGGCGTCGTGGACTGGACGGCGGCCGCCGATCGATGGCTCGCACCGTGGCGTCCGGTCGCGGTGCGCGGATCGGACTTGACAACATCGGACCGGTGA